From the Petrotoga sp. 9PWA.NaAc.5.4 genome, one window contains:
- a CDS encoding branched-chain amino acid ABC transporter permease yields the protein MRNILIFIIATLILISLPFFTGAYFLHVLMTILIYMTLALSWDIMLRTGQLSFGIAGFFGVGAYASIITFSNFGFSPILSIFFAAGLVALIAAVLGFAVLKLREIYFAITTLALTMVFSVIIRNIPKLTGGASGKVLSNVIFNGDSTKIYWLILSIALITIIISEVFTKTRIQFAINSIRNDEIIAKSSGINIFKYLIFVFIITSALQGATGAIYAQQYGFVSPETTFSLDFLLLPMAMALVGGIYSTWGAVIGAIILGFASEYLKLIMPYGHLIIYGVMIVLIILFLPNGIYGTIIDKMYARKAEAKSKT from the coding sequence ATGAGAAATATTTTAATATTTATTATAGCCACTTTAATATTAATATCTTTACCTTTTTTTACAGGAGCTTATTTTCTACATGTTCTAATGACAATTTTAATATATATGACCTTAGCATTAAGTTGGGATATAATGTTGAGAACCGGGCAATTATCTTTTGGTATAGCGGGTTTTTTTGGAGTTGGTGCATATGCTTCCATAATTACTTTTTCAAATTTTGGATTTTCTCCTATCTTAAGCATTTTTTTTGCTGCAGGCTTGGTAGCTTTAATAGCTGCTGTATTAGGTTTCGCAGTCCTTAAATTAAGAGAAATTTATTTCGCAATCACAACTTTGGCTCTGACTATGGTTTTTTCTGTAATTATAAGAAACATCCCAAAATTGACAGGCGGTGCAAGTGGTAAAGTTTTATCAAATGTTATTTTTAATGGAGACTCCACAAAAATATATTGGTTAATATTATCAATAGCTTTAATAACAATAATAATATCGGAAGTTTTTACCAAAACCAGAATACAGTTTGCTATTAATTCTATAAGAAACGATGAAATAATAGCTAAATCTAGCGGAATAAATATATTCAAGTACTTAATTTTTGTTTTTATTATAACTTCAGCACTTCAAGGGGCGACTGGTGCTATTTATGCTCAACAGTATGGATTTGTTTCACCTGAAACAACATTTTCTTTAGATTTTCTACTATTACCTATGGCTATGGCACTTGTTGGAGGAATATATTCTACCTGGGGAGCCGTAATAGGAGCTATAATTTTAGGTTTTGCTTCAGAATATCTAAAACTCATAATGCCCTATGGCCACTTAATTATCTACGGAGTAATGATAGTTTTAATAATACTATTTTTACCGAATGGAATATACGGTACAATAATAGATAAAATGTATGCACGTAAAGCAGAAGCAAAGAGCAAAACTTAG
- a CDS encoding ABC transporter ATP-binding protein: MNIMETKNLTKRFGGLIAINNVNLTLNENEILGIIGPNGAGKTTFVNLIAGLTYPSEGEIIFKNQNIETLPSHVRNRMGIARTFQLVRSIRNFTALENIMVGALFGAGEKLNDARKTAYEICELLELKRTNFLVDKLTVLDLKKVEIGRALASKPNILFLDEVMAGLNSDETWQMITLVKKLRDTGLTIVIIEHVMGVIKELTDRVVVLESGTIIAEGIYEEVSKDPKVVSAYLGEED; this comes from the coding sequence ATGAATATAATGGAAACTAAAAATTTAACAAAAAGGTTCGGAGGTTTAATTGCAATAAATAACGTAAATTTAACCTTAAACGAAAATGAAATATTAGGAATAATTGGTCCTAACGGTGCAGGTAAAACAACTTTTGTTAATTTGATAGCAGGTTTAACTTATCCTTCTGAAGGTGAAATTATCTTTAAAAATCAAAACATTGAGACTCTTCCGTCTCATGTTAGGAACAGAATGGGAATAGCACGTACTTTCCAATTGGTCAGATCTATCAGAAATTTTACAGCATTAGAAAACATAATGGTTGGAGCTTTATTTGGAGCAGGAGAAAAACTAAATGACGCTCGAAAAACAGCCTATGAAATATGTGAACTTTTAGAATTAAAAAGGACAAACTTTCTGGTTGATAAACTTACAGTCCTTGATTTAAAAAAGGTGGAAATAGGACGTGCATTAGCCTCAAAACCTAATATTTTATTTCTGGATGAAGTAATGGCGGGTCTAAATTCTGATGAAACTTGGCAAATGATAACTTTAGTCAAAAAATTGAGAGACACTGGTTTGACAATTGTAATAATAGAACATGTCATGGGAGTAATAAAAGAATTAACTGATAGGGTAGTAGTACTAGAATCAGGGACAATAATTGCTGAGGGAATTTATGAGGAAGTTTCCAAAGATCCTAAAGTTGTATCAGCATATTTAGGGGAGGAAGATTAA